From the genome of Hathewaya histolytica, one region includes:
- a CDS encoding redox-sensing transcriptional repressor Rex, with protein sequence MDKKKNNISMAVIKRLPKYHRYLRELLSNDVDRISSKELSEKIGFTASQIRQDLNCFGDFGQQGYGYNVSDLYEQISNILGLSKDYKMVLVGSGNIGQAVANYVNFEKLGFVIEGIFDRNPKLIGLKIRDIEVKDIDMLPQFLNENEIGIGIICVTSESAQNICDTLTTGGVKGIWNFAPVDLNVPKNVTVENVHLSESLLTLSCLLNNCDSCC encoded by the coding sequence TTGGATAAAAAGAAGAATAATATATCTATGGCAGTAATCAAGAGATTACCTAAATACCATAGATATTTAAGAGAATTATTAAGTAATGATGTAGATAGAATTTCTTCAAAAGAACTAAGTGAAAAAATAGGCTTTACAGCATCACAAATTAGACAAGATTTAAATTGTTTTGGAGATTTTGGACAGCAAGGATATGGATATAATGTAAGTGATTTATACGAACAAATTAGTAATATATTAGGACTTTCAAAGGATTATAAAATGGTATTAGTTGGTTCAGGGAATATAGGGCAAGCGGTTGCTAATTATGTTAACTTTGAAAAGTTAGGTTTTGTAATTGAAGGTATTTTTGATAGGAATCCTAAATTAATAGGATTAAAAATTAGAGATATTGAAGTTAAAGATATAGATATGTTACCACAATTTTTAAATGAAAATGAAATAGGTATAGGTATAATATGTGTAACTAGTGAAAGTGCTCAAAATATATGCGATACTCTTACAACTGGTGGAGTAAAGGGAATTTGGAACTTTGCACCAGTGGATTTAAATGTTCCAAAGAATGTAACTGTTGAAAATGTACATTTAAGTGAGAGTTTATTAACATTAAGCTGTTTACTTAATAACTGTGATAGTTGTTGTTAA